Genomic segment of Bacteroides stercoris ATCC 43183:
TTAGGAGCCATGCAGGCCTTATTGGAGCACGATATCAAGCCCAATATCATTTCCGGTGTCAGCGCAGGTGCACTGGCAGGTGTTTTCTATGCGGACGGCAACGAACCTCATAAAGTTCTGGATTATTTTGCCGGGCATAAATTTCAGGATTTAACGAAACTGGTAATTCCTAAAGTGGGCTTGTTTGAACTTAGCGAATTCAAAGACTTCCTGAAAAGCAACCTGAAAGCGAAGAAACTGGAAGAATTGCAGTTACCGCTGATTATCACCGCCACGGATTTGGACCACGGGCGCCTTGCACATTTTCATAAAGGAGATATTGCAGAACGCGTAGCCGCATCCTGCTGTATGCCCGTACTGTTCGCACCCGTAAAAATAGACGAGACGTACTACGTAGACGGCGGACTGCTGATGAACCTGCCCGTATCTACCATCCGGCGGGTATGCGAGAAAGTTGTGGCAATCAATGTCAGCCCATTAATGGCGCCTAAGTACAAAATGAATATTGTAAGCGTCGCCTTACGTTCGTACAACTTCATGTTCCGTTCCAATTCATTTCCCGAACGGGAAAAAGCAGATTTGTTGATAGAGCCTTACAACCTGGACGGTTACAGCAACAGGGAACTGGAAAAGGCAGAGGAGATATTTATGCAAGGATATAATGCCACTAATGATATACTGGAACGCCTGCAAATAGAAAAAGGCACTATATGGAAAGAATAAAAATAACCATTCTCTAAATAGAAAGAAATGAGCGACGAAAAACTGATTATTTATCAAGTGTTTACCCGGTTATTCGGAAATAACAATAACCACTGCATCAATAACGGCAGTATTACCGAAAACGGATGTGGCAAGATGGCGGATTTTACCGCCAAGGCATTAGGAGAAATCAAAAAGCTGGGAGCTACCCATATTTGGTATACCGGCATTATTGAACATGCAACGCAAACGGATTATCGTCGCTACAACATCCGCCCCGATCATCCGGCTATCGTAAAAGGCAAAGCCGGTTCGCCATACGCAATAAAAGACTATTATGATGTAGACCCCGATTTGGCGAAAGACGTTCCCGAACGCATGAGAGAATTTGAAAATCTGGTGCAACGCACTCATCGCAGCGGGTTGAAGGTTATCATCGACTTCGTTCCCAACCACGTAGCGCGTCAGTATCATTCGGATATGCAGCCGGACGGGACTTCTCAACTGGGAGCAAATGACGATACGGACTATGCATTCAGCCCTTATAACAACTTCTATTATATTCCGCAATCGGAACTGCATGGACAATTTGATATGAAAGACGCTGCTGCCGAACCTTATAAAGAGTTCCCGGCCAAAGCTACCGGAAATAACCGCTTTGACGCATATCCCAATATCAACGACTGGTATGAGACGGTCAAACTGAATTATGGCGTGGATTATCAGAATGGCGGTACCTGCCATTTCAACCCCATTCCCGATACATGGAATAAAATGCTGGACATTCTGATGTTTTGGGCGGAGAAGCATATCGACGGTTTCCGTTGCGATATGGCGGAAATGGTTCCTGTTGAGTTTTGGGAATGGGCTATTCCGCAAGTGAAAGCCAAATACCCTGCCCTACTCTTTATTGCCGAAGTGTATAATCCGAAGGAATACGGTAACTATCTATTTCGTGGAAAATTTGATTATCTCTATGATAAAGTGGGATTGTATGACACACTTCGTGCAATAGTTTGCGGCAACGAATCCGCTACTGCCATTACACGGGCATGGCAAAGCCTGGGCGGGATAGAAAAGCGAATGCTGAATTTTCTGGAAAACCACGATGAACAGCGTATCGCTTCCGATTTCTTTGCAAGCAATCCGCGTAAAGCCATTCCCGCCCTCATCGTATCGGCTTGTATGAATGTGAATCCCATGATGATTTATTTCGGACAGGAGTTCGGCGAGCTGGGGATGGACAGCGAAGGATTCAGCGGCAGAGACGGACGTACCACTATCTTTGACTATTGGAGTGTGGACACCATACGCCGCTGGCGCAACGGCGGAAAATTTGATGGGAAGATGCTGACGGACAATCAGAAGCATTTGTATGGCATCTATCAACGTATATTAACATTGTGCAATGAAGAAAAAGCAATTTCGCAAGGAGATTTCTTTGACCTGATGTATGCCAACATCAATGGTTGGCGCTTCAACGAACATAAACAATATACATTCTTGCGCAAGTACGGACGGGATTTATTGCTGTTTGTCGTGAACTTCGACCATATATCGGCAGACCTTGCAATCAATATTCCTTCCCACGCTTTCGATTTTCTGCAAATACCGCAAATGGAACAATACCGCGCCGTAGATTTATTGACCGGTAAAGAAGAAAATATAAGCTTATTGCCTTATAAGGCGACAGAAATATCTGTAGAAGGATACAGTGGCAAGATTCTCAAAATAAAGCTATGAAAAAGATAATGCAGGGTGACCCAATCACTCTGCATTATCTTTACCTTCCATTTTATCTTTTAATCTATATAAACGGGTAATAGCCGGATTATAGAATTCGTCAGGGTAATGGGCGGCTATATCGCTCAAATTAGCCCGTACATACCTTTTTACATCAAATATATTTTCAGCATCGCTTAACATGACCTGTTCAGGAAATGTTGCCGTTTCAGCCCACTTAACCAGTGCATTAACACTTTCTTCATCGTATTTATACTCTTCCATCTTTTATTTATTTTTCCGACAAAGATATAACAAATACTAAAGTTATCCTTACCCTTATGAACAAAATCTGAAAGTGTAACGTTATATAGATGTGTTTTTCATAGTATTAGATATAAGATTAATTAAAGGAGACGTACCTGCTTGTGATAAGTAAGTACATCAAAAAACAGAAGCGTCTGTTTGATTGATAAATGTGTAAGGAGCATCGGTTTACCCAAGCCGATGCTTTTTTTATGCCTATTTGTAGCATGTTAGAAATATTATCCGTAAATTTGGCAGAAATAAGGATATATACGATATGAACATCCCTGTTATATTTCAATTTCTGAAAGAACTATCCGCCAACAACAATCGTGAATGGTTCAACGCCCATCGGGAGCAGTATGAAAATGCCCGGAACGAGTTTGAGAACTTGCTGACAGTAATTATCTCCCGTATCTCATTGTTTGACGAAAGCATTCGCGGCATTGAAGCCAGAGACTGTACATACCGTATCTACCGAGACACACGGTTTTCCGAAGATAAAACGCCTTATAAAAATCATTTTGGCGGCTATATCAATGCCAAAGGAAAGAAATCAGACCATTGCGGATACTATGTTCATTTACAACCGGGCAACTGCCTTTTGGCAGGTGGCAGTTATTGCCCGCCCTCTCCCCTGCTGAAAGCCTTGAGGCAAGCGGTTTATGATAACATGGATGAGTTTCGAGGAATTGTCGAAGACCCGGCTTTTAAACAATATTTTCCCGTTGTCGGCGAGAATTTCCTAAAAACAGCTCCCAAAGGTTTCTCTAAAGACTATCCGTATTTGAAATATCTGCAATGTAAAGAATATACAGTTTCCTGTCATCAGCCTGACAGTTTCTTTTTAGCTCCTGATTTTCTGGAACGTACAGATGATATTTTCAGGCAACTGAAACGTTTTTCCGACTTTGTGAATTACACGATAGACGACTTTGAATAAATTTGAAAACTAATTTAAAAACAATTGAATTATGGTAGTAGACAGACTTGAAAACATAGAGAAATATGCTTCGCTGAATCCTTTATTCGCACAGGCTATTGAGTTTTTGAAATCACACGATTTAAACGCTTTGGAAGTGGGAAAAACCGAACTTAAAGGTAAGGATTTGCTTGTAAACGTAGCGCAAACCAAACCTAAAACAAAGGAAGAAGCCAAACTGGAAACGCACAAAGACTTTATTGATATCCAAATACCTCTGTCGGGTACTGAAATAATGGGTTATACCGCAGCAAAAGATTGTGTGCCGGAAGATGCTCCTTATAACGCGGAAAAGGATATTACTTTCTTTACCGGTCTGGCAGAAAGCTATATCGAAGTAAAACCGGGTATGTTTGCCATTTTCTTCCCACAAGACGGACATGCTCCCGGAATCACTCCGGACGGCGTGAAAAAAGTTATTGTGAAAGTTAAAGCATAATACAAATACCCAAAAACAATCCTCTATGGAAACACTGAATTTGATTAAGAACGATCCTTGGCTGGAACCATATGCAGATGCCATAAACGGCCGCCATAAACATGCTTCTGAAAAAGAGGCAGAGTTAACCAATAAAGGGAAACAGACATTGTCGGATTTTGCATCCGGCTACCTTTATTTTGGTTTGCACCGTACTGATAACGGCTGGGTTTTCCGCGAATGGGCTCCCAATGCCACCCAGATTTTCCTGATTGGTACATTCAACGATTGGAAAGAAGAGAAAAAATACAGTCTGAAACGAAAAGCAAACGGTAATTGGGAAATAAAGCTCCCGGCTGATGCCATGAAACACGGTGACTTGTATAAGTTAATGGTACATTGGGACGGCGGTTGCGGCGAACGTATCCCGGCATGGACCAACCGGGTTGTCCAAGATGAGCAAACCAAAATATTCAGTGCGCAGGTATGGTCTCCGGAGAAACCGTACAAGATGAAGAAAAAAACTTTCAAAGCTGCTACAGACCCGCTGCTGATTTATGAATGCCATATCGGTATGGCACAAGAGGAGGAAAAAGTAGGCAGTTACAGAGAGTTTCAAGAAAAGATTCTTCCGCGCATAGCCAAAGACGGATATAATTGTATTCAGATTATGGCAATCCAGGAACATCCGTATTATGGAAGTTTCGGCTATCATGTTTCCAGTTTCTTTGCGGCTTCTTCCCGTTTCGGTACTCCGGAAGAGCTGAAGGAATTAATTGACACTGCCCACAGCATGGGTATTGCCGTTATCATGGATATTGTTCATTCTCATGCTGTGAAGAACGAGGTTGAAGGCTTGGGTAACTTTGCCGGTGATCCGAATCAATATTTCTATCCGGGTGCCCGTCGTGAACACCCGGCATGGGATTCGCTTTGCTTTGATTATGGAAAGAATGAAGTAATCCATTTCTTACTATCCAACTGCAAGTATTGGATGGAAGAATATCACTTCGACGGTTTCCGTTTTGACGGCGTGACTTCTATGTTGTATTACAGTCACGGCTTAGGCGAAGCATTCTGTAATTATGGGGATTACTTCAACGGTCACCAAGATGATAATGCGATCTGTTATCTGACACTTGCCAACCGCTTGATTCATCAAGTTAATCCCAAAGCAATCACCATTGCGGAAGAAGTATCGGGGATGCCCGGTCTGGCAGCCAAATTTGAAGATGGCGGCTATGGCTTTGATTATCGCATGGCTATGAATATCCCCGATTATTGGATTAAGACTATCAAGGAAAAGATAGATGAAGATTGGAAACCGTCCAGCATGTTCTGGGAAGTAACCAATCGTCGCCAGGACGAAAAAACAATATCTTATGCAGAAAGTCATGACCAGGCGTTGGTAGGTGACAAAACCATTGTTTTCCGTTTGATAGATGCCGATATGTATTGGCATATGCAAAAAGGCGATGAAAATTATACGGTACATCGCGGTATTGCTTTGCATAAAATGATACGTTTACTCACAGCATCGACTATCAATGGCGGTTATCTTAATTTCATGGGTAATGAATTCGGTCATCCCGAATGGATAGACTTCCCCCGTGAAGGCAATGGCTGGTCGTGCAAATATGCCCGTCGTCAATGGAATCTGGTAGATAATAAGAATCTGGCATATCATTATCTGGGCGATTTTGATTGCGCCATGTTGGAAGTTATTAAAAGCGTAAAAAACTTCCAAACTACACCAATTCAGGAAATCTGGCATAATGACGGTGATCAGATATTGGCGTATATGCGTAAGGATTTGATATTTGTATTCAACTTCAACCCCAAACAGTCTTTCACTGACTATGGATTTTTAGTTCCTGCCGGTAAGTACGAAGTCATTTTAAATACAGATAATCCTGATTATGGCGGCCATGGACTGACTGATGATACAGTGAAGCATTTTACTCTTTCAGACCCTTTATATAAAAAAGAGAAAAAAGAGTGGCTTAAACTTTACATTCCGGCACGTACGGCAATGGTATTGAAGAGAGGCAAATAAAATTAAAGCAGAAAATATAACCATGAGAACTAAAAAAAGAGGCAGATCCTTTAGGTCTGCCTCTTTTTTGTATTATATATGAATTCTATAATTGAGTATTTATAAAATTCAACATTGTATTGGCATTGTCTATCATCTTTTTCTGAGCCGGTTTACTCGGAGAAAGCAGAGGAATAAGTTTTTCCAAATATTCTTTTGCTTCTTTAAATTCGACTTTTGCCTTTTCAGCGTCAGTTTTCAATGTAGTAGCACCCTGACTGTAAAGTAATGTACCTAAACTATTGAGAGCATTAACATTATTCGGCTGAATCTCAAGAGCTTGTTTAAAAGCATCTTCTGCTGCACTATTTTTCTTAGCTCTCTGTGCTAAAATACCTTGATTCACATAATATGTGGCATACAACTTAGTTAATGTCTTATTACCGGGTACAGCTTCCAGACCTTCTTTCAAAGTGGCAACATATTCATCATTTTTCTTCAAATCTTTCAATGCACCTGCCTTGCCTATATAAGCATTTGCCAAGTTATACTTTTTCTGTACAGCTATATCAAAATATTTCAAAGCTTCAGCCGGTTTCTTAATTTTATCAGCGCAAACGCCACAGTTAAAAGCAATTACCGAATCTTGATTGTTGGTTTGTGTCAGATAGGTGCTGAATTTTGTAAATGCAACCTGATAATTTTTAGATTCAAGTGCAGCTTTACCTTCGTTAACCAATTGTGCCGGATCAGCATTCTGCGCAAAGAAATTAGTAGCTGCACAACAAAGTGCAAGAGATAAGATTAATTTTTTCATATGCTTTTATTATTTTAATATTGATATTTCAAAGTTAGTTGCCTAAAGCGTAGAAGCAAAACCTTTTTACCTTTTTTGAGTTTTTTACGAGAGTAGTAACAAGTGTTATTTTACGTAAACAAAGAGGGATAAAATTTTGGACTGACCCATTATGAGGACAAAATGCGGACATTTTTAAAAATAAGAAAACCGCAAATGCTTATTTTTTAGCTATTTGCGGTTTTTCTTTGTGATTCCGTTGCGATTCGAACGCAAGACCCACGCCTTAGAAGGGCGTTGCTCTATCCAGCTGAGCTACGGAACCATCCTTAATTGTGGTGCAAAGGTACGTTTTTTTATGAAAACTACAAATTTTACACCCAAAATATTTATTATTTATATTAAAATAATAGACCTATATATGAAAAGTAAATAGTTGTTCTATTGAAATACAATGCTTTAGATAGCATAACATTTTTCTTTAAAAGAGAACTAAATCAACCCACATTTCAAAAGAATCTGTATAAATTCAAAATCTTATCAGCTAAATCTCAATAAAACTTTGCTTTTACAGAAATTCTCTTCGGCTGATATTACTTTATAGTATATTATAATTGGTAATAAGTATCGTTAGCCATAATGATTGCATCTTCTAAAGTACCGCCATTTTGTTCTACAAATACGATAATGGCATCTATAAACTCGTTGAAAGAAGCAACATCTTCACCTGCTATTTTTTCATTATAATCTTCCTCGGTGAAGTCTAAACTTTCTATTAACTCAGTTTTCATATCTACTCAATGATTATTATAGTATCATTATTAATGCCTTTTTTTGCAAAAATAATATATCGCCATGACTTCTTAGCTATTATTTGCAAATAATATTTACCATTACAATATATTATAACAGGCGTATTTGTTATCGAGATTTTACCTCTGATAGCTGCAATATGAATATGATTCAACTCGTTACAGCTTATTCAATTCACTATTAATAATTGTCTATGTTTTTCTAAATCTTTTTTATCAAACCGATACCAACGATTAGATAAGTTTTTTTATTTTGGTATTTCTTCTCTCTTCATAAAAGACAATTCTAATAATATTTTCAACCAAATTAATAATTAACTTCTATTTTCAAACAGGATATACACATTACTAAACGACACTCAGTGATAAGCTTATTATATTTGTAGCACTAACCCAAATACTTAATATGATGATATTCAAAAGCCATTTTTACATTTATGCTTTCCTATCCTCTATCATTATGTTGATTGGATGTACAGATAATGATATGCCCATAAAAGATAAAGAAGAAGAAAAACCACCTATCACAGATGAAGAGAACCCGTCCCTGCCGCCAAATGAAAATACAGAAGTAGTCCTATTCAATATTCTTAATCTAAACTATCCCGGATTGGGTACTGTTAAATCGCTGCATGAAGCTGGTGATGATACTACTGCTTTAAAAGAACTGTTAGCTTACTACAGAAACAGAAAAAACATAAAGAATCCCAATGTCACATCAGACCCTCCCAGTGATGTAGAACGTGGTTATGCAGACTATGCCATAGATGAATATCGTTTCTATGTAAACGATAATTATTTGGAAGATAAGATTTTGAAGAAGCCTTATTCACTACAAAACAGCGATAAAACAATAAATTGGAAATTTACACCTAAAGGTGCAGATAATGAATATCAAAAGCAATTACATCGCCACAATTGGATGCCGCTTCAAGGAAAATCCTATCAAGAGTCTCATGATGAGAAATATATGCTTTCATGGAAAGAAGTGTATACCGATTGGATTGCCAAGCACCCTCTACCCGAAGGTAGCCCTGACAAGTTCAAATGGTATCAACTTCAAGTATCCACACGTATTATGGGACAAACGGAGTTATTCGAATATTTTAAAAGTTCTCCTAACTTTACATCGGAATGGCTTTCTTTTTTCTTGATACATTTTGCGGAGCATGCCGATTATTTATCTCAATACAAATATGCCGGTGGAAATAATATCTTGTTAAGCCAAGCTGTAGCATTAGTGTTTGCAGGAACTTTATTTCCAGAGCTGAAGAATGCCTCACAGTGGCAAAAAACAGGTTGTGATATCATTAATGACCAAACTTCAAAGTTATTTTTGGATGATGGTATGACAAATGATTTGTCTTTGCATTATCATATAGGTATATTAGATGGACTATACGATCTCAAACGGCTGCTCCTTCAGAATGAAGTTCCGGAGAATTTGCTGTCGCCAAATCTAAATGAGGTACTTTTAAAAGCCGCCAAAGTAGTGATGCATTTCACCTACCCCAGTTATTTTACAAAAAACAGCAAAGATTGTACTCCTGCTTTCAATGATTCATGGGTTAAAACCCGAAGCGTGCTAAATAAAAACTTTAAGAAATATATGGAAATGTTTCCTGAAGATTCCGAGTTTGAATATATGTCCATGTATGGTAAAAGTGGCACTTGTCCGAGTACACAAATAAAAACATTCCCTTCTTCTGGTTTTTATGTACTACGTAGTGGTTGGGACCCGCAATCTACAGTGCTGATTCACAGTAATAATGTTTCTTTAAAATTGGGAGACTCAAGCCATAACCAACTTGATAACGGTACATTTGAGTTATATCGTAACGGACGTAACTTCTTTCCCGATTCCGGTGTTTGTGCATATATGGCAGAGGATAATGAGAAGGTTATGGAACTACGCAGATGGTTTCGTCAGACCAAAGCACATAACACAATGGTTTTAGGCAAAACCGCAGACCATGAAGAAACCGGAACGGAAAATATCAATAAAGCCGCCGGTACTTTATTATTATTCGAGGAAAAAGATGAATATCAACTTATTGTGACAGAAAATCAAGGATATAGCAACTTCAAGCATCGTCGATCCATCTTCTACGTCAAACAGCCACAGGATTTTTTTGTGCTGGTAGATGAAGGATTCGGGACTGCTACCGGATATGCAAAATTATATTTCCATCTTTGTGATGGAAAGTCTGTTGATAATGTTCTTCTGGATAAGGAAGAATTTGGTGCGCATACCACCTTCGATGATAGCAATAATCTGTTAATTCGTACATTCGGAGAGGCGAGCAGGAATCTTATCTTTAAAGAGTTTGATGGTCGGATATCCTACCAAACAGACAGGAAATATGAACACAGAAAGTCCTATGCAGTTGTCATGCGGAAACCGGACAATAATCCTGTACGATATATTACGGTACTATATCCCGTAGACTCAGCCACAGGTCCTGTAATTAAGGGACAGTTTGTCAATACAGGTAATGAAGATAAGGTATCTGTCAATGTTACAATTAACAAGAAACTATACAATTTAAGCTATAGCCTTAATAAAAGAAAGTAATCTTGTTTAAATCTTATAACAGAGATAATTATAGCCTCTCTACTTATAATCCCAGCGGTAGTTTACAGAGATACCAAAGCACAAACAAAGCAGTCCAGGCAATAAGAATAAC
This window contains:
- a CDS encoding alpha-amylase family protein — protein: MSDEKLIIYQVFTRLFGNNNNHCINNGSITENGCGKMADFTAKALGEIKKLGATHIWYTGIIEHATQTDYRRYNIRPDHPAIVKGKAGSPYAIKDYYDVDPDLAKDVPERMREFENLVQRTHRSGLKVIIDFVPNHVARQYHSDMQPDGTSQLGANDDTDYAFSPYNNFYYIPQSELHGQFDMKDAAAEPYKEFPAKATGNNRFDAYPNINDWYETVKLNYGVDYQNGGTCHFNPIPDTWNKMLDILMFWAEKHIDGFRCDMAEMVPVEFWEWAIPQVKAKYPALLFIAEVYNPKEYGNYLFRGKFDYLYDKVGLYDTLRAIVCGNESATAITRAWQSLGGIEKRMLNFLENHDEQRIASDFFASNPRKAIPALIVSACMNVNPMMIYFGQEFGELGMDSEGFSGRDGRTTIFDYWSVDTIRRWRNGGKFDGKMLTDNQKHLYGIYQRILTLCNEEKAISQGDFFDLMYANINGWRFNEHKQYTFLRKYGRDLLLFVVNFDHISADLAINIPSHAFDFLQIPQMEQYRAVDLLTGKEENISLLPYKATEISVEGYSGKILKIKL
- a CDS encoding YhcH/YjgK/YiaL family protein gives rise to the protein MVVDRLENIEKYASLNPLFAQAIEFLKSHDLNALEVGKTELKGKDLLVNVAQTKPKTKEEAKLETHKDFIDIQIPLSGTEIMGYTAAKDCVPEDAPYNAEKDITFFTGLAESYIEVKPGMFAIFFPQDGHAPGITPDGVKKVIVKVKA
- a CDS encoding alpha amylase C-terminal domain-containing protein; this translates as METLNLIKNDPWLEPYADAINGRHKHASEKEAELTNKGKQTLSDFASGYLYFGLHRTDNGWVFREWAPNATQIFLIGTFNDWKEEKKYSLKRKANGNWEIKLPADAMKHGDLYKLMVHWDGGCGERIPAWTNRVVQDEQTKIFSAQVWSPEKPYKMKKKTFKAATDPLLIYECHIGMAQEEEKVGSYREFQEKILPRIAKDGYNCIQIMAIQEHPYYGSFGYHVSSFFAASSRFGTPEELKELIDTAHSMGIAVIMDIVHSHAVKNEVEGLGNFAGDPNQYFYPGARREHPAWDSLCFDYGKNEVIHFLLSNCKYWMEEYHFDGFRFDGVTSMLYYSHGLGEAFCNYGDYFNGHQDDNAICYLTLANRLIHQVNPKAITIAEEVSGMPGLAAKFEDGGYGFDYRMAMNIPDYWIKTIKEKIDEDWKPSSMFWEVTNRRQDEKTISYAESHDQALVGDKTIVFRLIDADMYWHMQKGDENYTVHRGIALHKMIRLLTASTINGGYLNFMGNEFGHPEWIDFPREGNGWSCKYARRQWNLVDNKNLAYHYLGDFDCAMLEVIKSVKNFQTTPIQEIWHNDGDQILAYMRKDLIFVFNFNPKQSFTDYGFLVPAGKYEVILNTDNPDYGGHGLTDDTVKHFTLSDPLYKKEKKEWLKLYIPARTAMVLKRGK
- a CDS encoding DUF6965 family protein, translated to MEEYKYDEESVNALVKWAETATFPEQVMLSDAENIFDVKRYVRANLSDIAAHYPDEFYNPAITRLYRLKDKMEGKDNAE
- a CDS encoding patatin-like phospholipase family protein translates to MEGATNNWFSNKYSIGYALSGGFIKGFAHLGAMQALLEHDIKPNIISGVSAGALAGVFYADGNEPHKVLDYFAGHKFQDLTKLVIPKVGLFELSEFKDFLKSNLKAKKLEELQLPLIITATDLDHGRLAHFHKGDIAERVAASCCMPVLFAPVKIDETYYVDGGLLMNLPVSTIRRVCEKVVAINVSPLMAPKYKMNIVSVALRSYNFMFRSNSFPEREKADLLIEPYNLDGYSNRELEKAEEIFMQGYNATNDILERLQIEKGTIWKE
- a CDS encoding tetratricopeptide repeat protein, producing the protein MKKLILSLALCCAATNFFAQNADPAQLVNEGKAALESKNYQVAFTKFSTYLTQTNNQDSVIAFNCGVCADKIKKPAEALKYFDIAVQKKYNLANAYIGKAGALKDLKKNDEYVATLKEGLEAVPGNKTLTKLYATYYVNQGILAQRAKKNSAAEDAFKQALEIQPNNVNALNSLGTLLYSQGATTLKTDAEKAKVEFKEAKEYLEKLIPLLSPSKPAQKKMIDNANTMLNFINTQL
- a CDS encoding DUF2461 domain-containing protein encodes the protein MNIPVIFQFLKELSANNNREWFNAHREQYENARNEFENLLTVIISRISLFDESIRGIEARDCTYRIYRDTRFSEDKTPYKNHFGGYINAKGKKSDHCGYYVHLQPGNCLLAGGSYCPPSPLLKALRQAVYDNMDEFRGIVEDPAFKQYFPVVGENFLKTAPKGFSKDYPYLKYLQCKEYTVSCHQPDSFFLAPDFLERTDDIFRQLKRFSDFVNYTIDDFE
- the hepC gene encoding heparin-sulfate lyase HepC, with the translated sequence MMIFKSHFYIYAFLSSIIMLIGCTDNDMPIKDKEEEKPPITDEENPSLPPNENTEVVLFNILNLNYPGLGTVKSLHEAGDDTTALKELLAYYRNRKNIKNPNVTSDPPSDVERGYADYAIDEYRFYVNDNYLEDKILKKPYSLQNSDKTINWKFTPKGADNEYQKQLHRHNWMPLQGKSYQESHDEKYMLSWKEVYTDWIAKHPLPEGSPDKFKWYQLQVSTRIMGQTELFEYFKSSPNFTSEWLSFFLIHFAEHADYLSQYKYAGGNNILLSQAVALVFAGTLFPELKNASQWQKTGCDIINDQTSKLFLDDGMTNDLSLHYHIGILDGLYDLKRLLLQNEVPENLLSPNLNEVLLKAAKVVMHFTYPSYFTKNSKDCTPAFNDSWVKTRSVLNKNFKKYMEMFPEDSEFEYMSMYGKSGTCPSTQIKTFPSSGFYVLRSGWDPQSTVLIHSNNVSLKLGDSSHNQLDNGTFELYRNGRNFFPDSGVCAYMAEDNEKVMELRRWFRQTKAHNTMVLGKTADHEETGTENINKAAGTLLLFEEKDEYQLIVTENQGYSNFKHRRSIFYVKQPQDFFVLVDEGFGTATGYAKLYFHLCDGKSVDNVLLDKEEFGAHTTFDDSNNLLIRTFGEASRNLIFKEFDGRISYQTDRKYEHRKSYAVVMRKPDNNPVRYITVLYPVDSATGPVIKGQFVNTGNEDKVSVNVTINKKLYNLSYSLNKRK